A window from Roseofilum capinflatum BLCC-M114 encodes these proteins:
- a CDS encoding DUF3769 domain-containing protein yields MPYPVPPQLPPVVHTIPHQSLRVAEPTEGIDWVAPAPVTRVESLLEKGDDRSEPFWTLETVESLDTPEPVSPPEETAVEPEALSWVGGETLSPISPPELSSPDDERLVASTQASALGGELSVSSQVQVVPVLDVDRVGDPNWEPRTEPELPALADPLSPWQTTPASDAIEKVLAENREAIAQTPESDPLPSSDLVPLNGDEPASDRETPIPIESAEPEEVEIPIAPPGQEAVIELTADRQEFDDERQIFTAEGNVEMLFDDAILRSDKLQVNLINRLALAVGNVSLVSGEQILLGSRFLYNFVQGTGTVENARGVVYIPTAGTDFDFTDESADSQLSPPGERIILDQPPTDVTNEGGVIINVGGGGSNATTSVQQGGQVRRVRFEAQRLDFTPEGWQATEIRFTNDPFSPPELEVRADRAQLTRISPLEDEVLATRPRLVFDQRVGVPLLRDRLIISREERDPAIANIGYDDRDRGGLFIERSFEIIETRRFALRLAPQFLVQRALGFSSDNRDAESVSEEELETDSFWSWIGLRASFDAKLAAQTNFQANVSLAGLNNTGDTARANVQLQHLIANHTLSAEYTYRNRFYNGSLGFQTVDRSLGVVFASPIQTISDTGIVVNYQASFQNIYAPTDRIELLDPSDLSNDRASLNRTQMSATIRRPFSLWKGEPLPATPTEGLKYTPKPVVPYVQFLAGLTGTAGFYSNGDNQSYVQGLLGLQGQFGHFSRSWLDYTGFSLLYAQFIPTGESPFRFDRVADVRVLQLELNQQLYGPIRVAARAGFNLDTGQTISTDYMVEYSRRTYGVTFRYNPELGLAALGFRLGDFNWSGVSQSFSSPNIRQATPTVIPSF; encoded by the coding sequence ATGCCCTATCCTGTCCCCCCTCAATTGCCGCCAGTTGTTCATACTATTCCCCATCAGAGTCTTAGGGTTGCCGAGCCAACTGAGGGGATCGATTGGGTGGCTCCTGCACCCGTGACTAGGGTAGAATCCCTGCTTGAAAAGGGGGACGATCGCAGCGAACCCTTCTGGACTTTGGAGACCGTAGAAAGCTTAGACACTCCTGAACCCGTCTCCCCTCCGGAAGAAACTGCGGTTGAACCCGAAGCCTTGAGTTGGGTAGGTGGAGAGACCCTATCACCTATTTCTCCCCCAGAACTCTCGTCTCCAGACGATGAACGCCTCGTCGCCAGTACCCAGGCTTCAGCGTTAGGGGGCGAGTTATCGGTGAGTTCGCAGGTGCAGGTTGTGCCGGTTCTGGATGTTGATCGGGTTGGCGATCCGAATTGGGAACCCAGGACTGAGCCGGAATTACCAGCGCTTGCCGATCCACTCTCCCCATGGCAAACTACGCCAGCTTCTGATGCGATCGAGAAAGTTTTAGCAGAAAACAGAGAAGCGATCGCCCAAACCCCTGAATCAGATCCTTTGCCCTCTTCAGACCTCGTACCCCTGAATGGGGATGAGCCAGCATCCGATCGCGAAACTCCGATCCCGATTGAATCCGCCGAACCGGAAGAGGTGGAAATTCCCATTGCTCCTCCGGGACAAGAAGCGGTGATTGAATTAACGGCCGATCGCCAAGAATTTGATGATGAGCGGCAAATTTTCACGGCTGAAGGCAATGTGGAAATGCTCTTTGATGATGCCATTTTGCGATCGGATAAATTACAGGTTAACCTCATTAACCGCTTGGCCCTGGCAGTGGGCAATGTGTCTTTAGTCAGTGGCGAACAAATTTTATTAGGCTCTCGCTTTCTCTATAACTTTGTCCAAGGAACGGGAACAGTTGAAAATGCCAGAGGCGTGGTCTATATTCCCACGGCTGGGACGGATTTTGACTTTACAGATGAGAGCGCCGATTCCCAACTTTCTCCTCCGGGAGAGCGCATTATTTTAGACCAACCACCCACAGATGTGACCAATGAAGGAGGCGTGATCATTAATGTGGGGGGCGGCGGGAGTAATGCGACCACCAGCGTGCAACAAGGGGGACAGGTACGACGGGTCAGGTTTGAGGCGCAACGGTTAGATTTTACCCCCGAAGGTTGGCAAGCGACGGAGATTCGATTTACCAACGATCCCTTTTCTCCGCCAGAGTTAGAGGTACGAGCCGATCGCGCCCAGTTAACCCGAATTTCTCCCCTAGAAGATGAGGTGTTAGCCACTCGTCCCCGGTTGGTGTTCGATCAGCGTGTAGGGGTTCCCCTGTTGCGCGATCGCCTGATTATTAGTCGAGAAGAGCGCGATCCGGCGATCGCCAATATCGGCTATGATGACCGCGATCGTGGAGGCCTCTTCATTGAACGCAGTTTTGAAATCATTGAAACTCGCCGTTTTGCCCTCCGATTAGCCCCCCAATTCTTAGTGCAACGCGCTCTAGGATTCTCCAGTGATAACCGAGATGCAGAGAGTGTATCCGAGGAAGAGTTAGAAACAGATTCCTTTTGGAGTTGGATCGGTTTACGAGCCTCTTTTGATGCCAAATTAGCCGCTCAGACCAATTTCCAAGCCAATGTCAGTTTAGCCGGACTCAATAATACCGGAGATACGGCCAGGGCTAACGTACAATTGCAACACCTAATTGCCAATCATACCTTAAGCGCCGAATATACCTATCGCAATCGATTTTATAATGGTTCCCTCGGCTTTCAAACCGTCGATCGCAGTCTAGGGGTTGTCTTTGCTTCACCCATTCAAACCATTAGCGATACGGGAATTGTCGTCAATTATCAAGCCAGTTTCCAAAATATCTACGCCCCAACCGATCGTATAGAACTATTAGATCCGTCAGATTTGAGTAATGACCGAGCTTCCTTAAATCGTACCCAGATGAGCGCCACCATTCGTCGTCCCTTTTCTCTGTGGAAGGGCGAACCCTTACCCGCAACTCCCACAGAGGGACTCAAATATACCCCTAAACCGGTCGTTCCTTATGTACAATTTTTAGCCGGATTAACGGGAACCGCCGGATTTTACAGTAATGGCGACAATCAGTCCTATGTGCAAGGATTACTAGGCCTTCAAGGACAATTTGGCCATTTCTCTCGCTCCTGGCTTGACTACACTGGGTTCAGTTTGCTCTATGCCCAGTTTATCCCCACCGGAGAATCTCCCTTTCGGTTTGACCGCGTGGCTGATGTGCGGGTTTTGCAGCTAGAACTCAATCAACAACTGTATGGCCCCATTCGCGTTGCGGCCCGTGCTGGGTTTAATCTAGATACTGGGCAGACCATTAGTACCGATTATATGGTTGAATATAGTCGTCGCACCTATGGCGTGACCTTTCGCTATAATCCAGAATTGGGGTTAGCCGCTCTCGGATTTCGCTTAGGTGATTTTAATTGGAGCGGGGTGAGTCAGTCTTTTTCAAGTCCGAATATTCGCCAAGCAACTCCCACCGTGATTCCATCTTTTTAA
- a CDS encoding small RNA NsiR4-regulated ssr1528 family protein — translation MASEDQKTTGADAVDAAIAQGLDLDGSPIPPAKLELYHQVMGLEADRQRSGVSNTMRSRIVRIGAKHLPQDELNQKLLAADFAPLKEKEIRFYYGS, via the coding sequence ATGGCTTCAGAAGACCAGAAAACAACCGGTGCAGATGCAGTGGATGCAGCGATCGCCCAAGGACTCGATTTAGATGGCAGTCCCATCCCCCCGGCTAAGTTAGAATTATATCATCAAGTCATGGGCTTGGAAGCCGATCGCCAACGGAGCGGAGTGAGTAATACCATGCGATCGCGCATTGTTCGCATCGGAGCCAAGCATTTACCCCAAGACGAACTCAATCAAAAGTTACTCGCGGCCGACTTTGCTCCCCTGAAAGAAAAGGAAATTCGCTTTTATTACGGCAGCTAA
- a CDS encoding CHAT domain-containing protein → MNIKLGGIILTIATLGSLETVQPAIAQTAIESTASELQELFVQLEIADPVSEAHALEDKGRMYYLEGHFFSAQQFYQSALQLRQQIGDRAKITDTLISLAGVEVSLEDYDTALELLIEAQEIAQSQGDIAREIEASIGLSLVYEKQDLPDVALSSTQQALELNQTLNDPAKQAHLYNQVGSLYTTLHLHSQALEAYHQALSIFRDIGDQIGEANSLNGLGLVYTEEGKFEPALSHFYQALLMWQQLGELEHYGTTLHNIGHLLEEDRQIELAIIFYKQSINDLQAIHYQVNDFSVEKQKAFMGTVSHRYRHLADLLFQHNRPHEAHQVLDLLKLQELDEYLHTVKGDLDLQTLSFHPVEENIFNQFIKAQDQGVAWIQDLEVLMEIPEADRTVEQTERINQLNSLYHRLHEDLNRFLEESDITHISQKITDYNSENQGWNEHIQGLQTVLQQFQHQTALVYPFIVADRLEIMVIFADRPPIRRTVPVSQSELEQKIAEFRTVVTRKYPLPRVKSVGQQLYEWLVQPIEQDLHQAGIEALVYAPDGQLRYLPLSALYDGEDWLIQHFEINHITATSLQNFAPQTHRERKILAGAFTQGNYQVQVGDRQFDFSGLPFAQKEVQNLIQRFPEHTTLWNQDFNRDATLPELQAHQIIHLATHAAFVKGEPEESFILLGNGDRITLRDIEHWNLSDVDLIVLSACQTAIGEILGNGEEILGLGYQVQKAGAKAAIATLWKVDDQGTQVLMDEFYQLLDTDVSITLAQALRQAQISLIEAQLPAAGNVDPTSFQHPYYWAPFILIGNGLD, encoded by the coding sequence GTGGAATAATTTTGACGATCGCCACGCTCGGTTCTCTGGAAACCGTCCAACCGGCGATCGCCCAAACCGCGATCGAGTCTACCGCTTCCGAGCTGCAAGAGTTATTCGTTCAATTAGAGATTGCCGATCCAGTCAGCGAAGCTCATGCCTTAGAAGATAAGGGGAGGATGTACTATTTAGAGGGTCACTTTTTTTCTGCACAGCAATTTTACCAGAGTGCGCTACAATTACGACAACAAATTGGCGATCGGGCCAAAATTACTGATACATTAATTAGTTTAGCGGGTGTAGAAGTCAGTTTAGAGGATTATGACACTGCCCTAGAGTTACTCATAGAAGCACAAGAAATTGCTCAATCACAAGGAGACATTGCCAGAGAAATTGAAGCCTCGATCGGTTTAAGTTTAGTGTACGAAAAGCAAGATTTACCCGATGTTGCTTTATCTAGCACTCAACAAGCATTAGAACTCAATCAAACCTTAAATGATCCGGCTAAACAGGCACATTTATATAATCAAGTGGGCAGTCTATATACGACTCTTCATTTACACTCTCAAGCCCTAGAAGCCTATCATCAAGCCTTGAGTATTTTTCGAGATATTGGCGATCAAATTGGAGAAGCTAATAGTCTGAATGGATTAGGTTTGGTCTATACTGAAGAAGGAAAATTTGAACCGGCTCTTTCCCATTTTTATCAAGCACTTCTGATGTGGCAGCAGCTCGGAGAACTGGAACATTATGGGACGACACTACATAATATTGGCCATCTACTGGAAGAAGATCGACAAATCGAATTAGCGATTATTTTTTATAAACAATCCATTAATGATCTTCAAGCTATTCATTACCAAGTCAATGATTTTTCTGTAGAAAAACAGAAGGCATTTATGGGAACTGTTTCCCATCGATATCGCCATTTAGCCGATCTTCTTTTTCAACACAATCGCCCCCATGAAGCTCATCAAGTGCTAGATTTGTTGAAACTGCAAGAATTGGATGAATATTTACATACGGTGAAAGGCGATCTCGACTTACAAACTTTGAGTTTTCATCCCGTAGAAGAGAATATTTTTAATCAATTTATAAAAGCCCAAGATCAGGGAGTAGCGTGGATTCAAGACTTAGAAGTATTAATGGAAATTCCCGAAGCCGATCGCACGGTGGAGCAAACGGAAAGGATTAATCAACTGAACTCATTATATCATCGTTTGCATGAAGATTTGAATCGGTTTCTGGAAGAGTCAGATATTACTCATATTAGCCAGAAAATCACAGATTATAACTCAGAAAATCAAGGCTGGAATGAGCATATTCAGGGTTTACAGACTGTGCTACAACAGTTTCAACATCAAACGGCGTTGGTTTATCCTTTTATTGTGGCCGATCGGCTAGAGATTATGGTCATTTTTGCCGATCGCCCACCGATCAGACGTACTGTACCGGTGAGTCAGTCAGAACTCGAACAGAAAATCGCTGAATTTCGCACCGTAGTCACGCGCAAATATCCCCTACCCCGCGTAAAATCAGTGGGTCAACAGCTTTATGAATGGTTAGTGCAACCGATTGAACAGGATTTGCATCAAGCGGGAATTGAGGCGTTAGTGTATGCACCGGATGGACAGTTGCGCTATTTGCCCTTAAGTGCCTTATATGATGGTGAGGATTGGTTGATTCAACACTTTGAGATTAATCATATTACGGCCACGAGCTTACAAAACTTTGCTCCCCAAACCCATCGAGAGCGGAAAATCTTAGCCGGAGCGTTTACCCAGGGCAATTATCAAGTCCAAGTGGGCGATCGCCAATTTGACTTTTCTGGATTACCCTTTGCTCAAAAGGAAGTGCAAAATCTGATCCAGCGATTCCCCGAACATACCACCTTATGGAATCAGGATTTTAATCGGGATGCCACCCTACCGGAACTCCAAGCTCATCAGATTATTCATTTAGCCACCCATGCAGCCTTTGTGAAAGGGGAGCCAGAAGAGTCCTTTATCTTATTAGGAAATGGCGATCGCATTACCCTACGGGATATTGAACATTGGAACCTATCGGATGTGGATCTAATAGTCCTCAGTGCCTGTCAGACGGCGATCGGTGAAATTCTCGGTAATGGGGAAGAAATCCTGGGTTTAGGCTATCAGGTGCAAAAAGCCGGAGCAAAAGCGGCGATCGCCACCCTCTGGAAAGTAGACGATCAAGGAACTCAAGTCTTAATGGATGAATTTTATCAATTGCTGGATACCGATGTTTCGATTACCCTAGCCCAAGCCCTTCGCCAAGCGCAAATCAGTTTAATTGAAGCCCAACTTCCCGCAGCCGGGAATGTTGACCCCACCTCTTTTCAACATCCCTACTATTGGGCCCCGTTTATTTTAATTGGTAATGGTCTCGACTAA
- a CDS encoding WD40 repeat domain-containing serine/threonine-protein kinase gives MSYCLNPHCKSPQNPQGANYCQTCGNSLILKQHYQAIKKIGQGGFGRTFLSIDRSQGNPRRCAIKQLSFESKNPDMQRKATDLFEQEAQRLYQLGNHPQIPQFYNYFHEGDNHYLVQEYRPGENLDVILEQTGKWTEPQIRDLLKKLLPVLNYIHDRQVIHRDIKPANIIQGLNGEYSLVDFGSAKYVTETALLNTGTTIGSPEFVAPEQLRGKAIYASDLYGLGVTCLYLLTQVSPFLLFDSAEGVWVWREYLGDTQMSDKLGAILDRLIQLGTKHRYRCARDVFHALKPAKKLPPPPPPRPRFFPPSGTKIWRCVQTLEGHRGSVCALAMSPDGQLLASGSFDSGIKIWNLETGSLEETLNLHTNPVLTLAFSPLEHQLASGSIDDVIKIWDFGTATVYCTPLEHYGSSVTLSLAYHPQGKAIASGGDDRQLQIWLTESDRHLSIPHPRGINTVAFSPDGKLIASGSSDNQIYLWHVETGEPITQLKGHQRDINAIAFSRDGHLASGSSDLTVKLWNLSSLHTTPLPQHTFQPSSDWVRAVAFSSDSQQLMAGSADGSLTIWDLQMLQIRQTLREHFKDINAIAISPGRSLMATASRDTTIKIWIGD, from the coding sequence ATGTCTTACTGTCTCAATCCCCATTGTAAATCCCCCCAAAATCCCCAGGGAGCAAACTACTGCCAGACCTGTGGAAACAGCCTGATCCTCAAACAACACTATCAAGCGATTAAAAAGATTGGTCAAGGCGGATTTGGTCGCACATTCTTGTCTATTGATAGAAGCCAAGGGAACCCGCGCCGTTGTGCGATCAAACAATTAAGCTTTGAGAGCAAAAATCCCGACATGCAACGCAAAGCAACTGACTTATTTGAACAAGAAGCTCAACGACTCTATCAACTGGGTAATCATCCCCAAATCCCTCAATTTTATAATTATTTCCACGAAGGAGACAATCACTATTTAGTCCAAGAATATCGCCCCGGAGAAAACCTAGACGTAATTTTAGAACAAACGGGAAAATGGACAGAGCCTCAAATTCGGGACTTACTGAAAAAACTCTTACCGGTTCTCAATTATATCCACGATCGCCAGGTCATCCATCGGGATATTAAACCCGCCAATATCATTCAAGGCTTAAATGGCGAGTATAGTTTAGTTGATTTTGGTTCCGCCAAGTATGTCACCGAAACCGCCCTGCTCAACACGGGAACCACCATCGGTTCCCCCGAATTTGTTGCCCCCGAACAATTGCGCGGCAAAGCTATCTATGCTAGTGATTTATATGGTTTAGGTGTAACTTGTTTATACCTGTTAACCCAGGTTTCTCCCTTCCTGCTCTTTGATAGTGCGGAAGGAGTTTGGGTGTGGCGGGAATACTTAGGAGACACCCAAATGAGTGACAAATTGGGTGCAATTTTAGATCGATTAATCCAACTGGGAACCAAGCACCGATATCGCTGTGCTAGAGATGTCTTTCATGCCCTCAAACCGGCGAAAAAACTACCGCCACCCCCTCCCCCGCGGCCTCGATTTTTCCCACCTTCAGGGACAAAAATATGGCGCTGTGTGCAAACCTTAGAAGGTCATCGAGGTTCTGTCTGTGCCTTGGCCATGAGTCCGGATGGGCAACTGTTAGCCAGTGGGAGTTTTGACAGTGGGATCAAAATTTGGAATCTAGAAACGGGGAGCTTAGAAGAGACCTTAAACCTTCATACGAACCCGGTATTGACTTTAGCGTTTAGTCCCCTAGAACATCAGTTAGCCAGTGGCAGTATTGATGATGTGATTAAGATCTGGGATTTTGGTACGGCGACAGTCTATTGTACGCCCCTAGAGCATTATGGCAGCTCCGTAACCCTGTCTTTAGCGTACCATCCCCAGGGCAAGGCGATCGCCAGTGGTGGAGACGATCGCCAATTACAAATTTGGTTAACCGAGAGCGATCGCCATCTGTCTATTCCTCATCCCCGTGGGATTAATACCGTCGCTTTTAGTCCCGATGGGAAACTTATCGCCTCTGGAAGTAGCGATAATCAAATCTATTTGTGGCATGTAGAAACCGGAGAACCCATAACCCAACTCAAGGGACATCAACGGGATATTAACGCGATCGCCTTTAGTAGAGATGGACATTTAGCCAGTGGAAGCAGCGATCTAACAGTAAAACTCTGGAACTTATCTTCACTTCACACAACCCCCTTACCTCAACATACCTTTCAACCTTCGTCCGACTGGGTAAGAGCAGTAGCCTTTAGCTCAGACTCCCAACAACTGATGGCCGGAAGTGCAGATGGGAGCTTAACCATCTGGGATTTACAAATGCTTCAAATCCGGCAAACCTTGAGAGAACATTTCAAGGATATCAATGCCATCGCCATCAGTCCTGGGCGATCGCTTATGGCTACCGCTAGTCGAGATACCACAATCAAAATTTGGATCGGGGACTAA
- a CDS encoding GspE/PulE family protein, with protein MQTSDLTPSAWQQLRQGTVNCDEAIKLLIDSDRQLNLSLLDSEVSSRFWREFPDRQNLPPIIPLLLWRNCYYLGSPVTVEPDQIREMSDRTLTNIKIIPISQKSYSAWHHSRNFDHTRISSAPLVNPITGELEQENITEVTELYLSKAVGQISRIKTIISGALRNRASDIHLEPFPQGLRVRYRIDGVLRDITTLSAEVSRKVIVALKVMSNMDIAESRRPQDGRIGEKYATQDNLELGMDMRVSTLPCVSGEKAVIRLLPRQNPFSKIEDLGFNRQTLPLYQDWLRQPQGMIILTGPTGSGKTSTLYTSLQSVATEQVNVVTVEDPVEYILSGITQTQVHERAGMTFAAGLRAILRQDPDIIMVGEIRDHETAETAVRAALTGHLVFTTLHTNDAVGAIPRLKDIGPDPGLISDALLGIIAQRLVRCICPHCGTPYRPSEEDLRILGIGLHEANPEEWRKGKGCVKCFQSGYLGREAIIELLNVDDSMRELIYEGGVTELRRYLQNTDFMSFRKAATDKVTLGKTTVDEVVRVLPRSTMYYKLR; from the coding sequence ATGCAAACCAGCGATCTGACTCCTTCAGCTTGGCAACAACTCCGACAAGGTACAGTCAACTGTGATGAAGCCATTAAGCTATTAATCGATAGCGATCGCCAACTGAACCTTTCTTTACTCGATTCTGAAGTCAGTTCCCGGTTTTGGCGGGAATTCCCCGATCGCCAAAACCTACCCCCCATTATTCCCTTGCTGCTGTGGCGTAATTGCTATTATCTCGGCTCTCCGGTAACCGTAGAACCGGATCAAATTCGAGAAATGAGCGATCGTACCCTCACCAACATCAAAATCATCCCCATTTCTCAAAAAAGCTACAGCGCTTGGCATCACAGCCGCAACTTTGACCATACCCGCATCAGCTCTGCCCCCCTCGTTAACCCCATCACCGGGGAACTCGAACAAGAAAATATTACCGAAGTTACCGAACTCTACCTATCCAAAGCCGTCGGCCAAATTAGCCGCATTAAAACCATCATCTCCGGCGCTCTCCGCAACCGCGCCAGCGATATTCACCTCGAACCCTTTCCCCAAGGCCTGCGAGTTCGGTATCGGATTGACGGTGTACTCCGAGATATTACCACCCTATCCGCAGAAGTCAGCCGTAAAGTGATCGTCGCCCTCAAAGTCATGTCCAACATGGACATAGCCGAAAGTCGTCGCCCCCAAGACGGTCGGATTGGCGAAAAATACGCCACCCAAGACAACCTAGAATTGGGCATGGATATGCGCGTTAGCACCCTTCCCTGTGTCAGTGGCGAAAAAGCCGTTATTCGACTGCTCCCTCGGCAAAATCCCTTTAGTAAAATCGAAGACCTCGGATTTAATCGGCAAACCTTACCCCTTTATCAAGACTGGTTGCGCCAACCCCAAGGTATGATCATCCTCACCGGGCCCACTGGTTCCGGCAAAACCAGCACCCTTTATACCAGCTTGCAATCCGTCGCCACAGAGCAAGTCAATGTGGTCACCGTTGAAGATCCCGTAGAATACATCTTATCCGGAATCACCCAAACCCAAGTCCATGAACGAGCAGGCATGACCTTTGCCGCAGGCTTGCGGGCCATTTTGCGTCAAGACCCAGATATCATTATGGTCGGGGAAATTCGCGACCATGAAACCGCAGAAACCGCAGTTCGAGCCGCTTTAACCGGCCATTTAGTCTTTACCACCCTACACACCAATGATGCCGTAGGAGCCATTCCCCGACTCAAAGATATTGGCCCCGATCCCGGTTTAATTAGTGACGCGCTATTGGGCATTATTGCTCAACGTTTAGTCCGTTGTATTTGTCCTCACTGTGGCACACCGTATCGCCCCAGTGAAGAGGATTTAAGGATTTTGGGAATTGGGTTACATGAGGCTAACCCGGAAGAATGGCGCAAAGGAAAAGGGTGTGTTAAATGTTTTCAGTCCGGATATCTAGGACGAGAAGCAATTATTGAATTGTTGAATGTGGATGACTCCATGCGGGAATTAATTTATGAAGGGGGAGTAACCGAGCTGCGCCGATATTTGCAAAATACCGATTTTATGTCCTTTCGCAAGGCAGCCACGGATAAAGTAACTCTGGGTAAAACTACGGTAGATGAAGTAGTTCGGGTTTTACCTCGCAGCACCATGTACTATAAACTCAGGTGA
- a CDS encoding DUF2202 domain-containing protein, whose amino-acid sequence MMYSNPYLTLNALHVSEAEGLLYMREEEKLAHEIYRTLYTHWQLPIFDNIAQSETRHMAAVLRLLNRYGLQDPIANNHPGVFTNPDLQHLYDSLLKTGHNSLADALKVGAKIEELDIVDLEEKIEQTQNPDIQRVYRNLVRGSRNHLRSFVSVLSRQTGETYQPQHLLLDQYNAIIHSAHERGGQGRHQRNQGRKGHRGGYGWGRRRRCGNAGRHGYSYSAFPPSPIN is encoded by the coding sequence ATGATGTACTCAAACCCCTATTTAACGCTCAATGCTCTGCATGTTTCAGAGGCAGAAGGATTGCTTTATATGCGAGAAGAGGAGAAATTGGCACACGAGATTTATCGAACCCTCTATACCCATTGGCAACTTCCTATTTTTGACAATATCGCCCAAAGCGAGACTCGCCATATGGCTGCGGTGCTGAGACTGCTCAACCGTTACGGACTCCAAGATCCGATCGCCAATAACCATCCAGGAGTCTTTACCAATCCAGATTTGCAACACCTATATGACTCCCTACTCAAAACCGGTCATAACTCCTTAGCTGATGCTCTTAAAGTTGGGGCAAAAATTGAAGAACTCGATATTGTCGATCTAGAAGAGAAGATCGAACAAACCCAAAACCCCGATATTCAACGAGTGTATCGTAATTTAGTGCGAGGCTCTCGCAATCATTTACGCTCGTTTGTCTCCGTTTTAAGTCGTCAAACTGGCGAAACGTACCAACCCCAACATTTACTCCTAGACCAATACAACGCTATTATCCATTCTGCTCACGAACGAGGAGGACAAGGAAGACATCAGAGAAATCAGGGCCGGAAAGGGCATCGCGGCGGTTATGGGTGGGGTAGGAGAAGGAGATGTGGAAATGCGGGGAGACACGGATACAGTTACAGCGCTTTCCCCCCATCCCCGATTAACTAG